From Heliomicrobium modesticaldum Ice1, a single genomic window includes:
- a CDS encoding P-loop NTPase yields MTCEVIIAVMSGKGGTGKSTVTAFLAAGLAKAGLAVAVVDGDVAGSAIPTLFGLKAPLRRQGDRRMPAVTRRGIAVWSAGLLPDEGQSLLADSGARRRDTLGEWIGSAAQGEWDVVLIDMPSGLGEVHAAVVDAFAGLSIQSDGEPDGAGPRKPVTGALLVTSLRELDRRVVRRTAAWLKEKGVPIVGVVENGGEIECPHCENLLPLSDGDEAWAEEGGVIACFPWSAKLIEFARKGRLEEYDHPLVFQMALNIWESSHKEG; encoded by the coding sequence ATGACATGTGAGGTCATCATCGCTGTGATGAGCGGGAAAGGCGGGACAGGCAAATCGACGGTGACAGCCTTCCTGGCCGCCGGCTTGGCGAAGGCCGGTTTGGCCGTTGCTGTCGTCGACGGAGATGTGGCGGGTTCGGCAATCCCGACGCTCTTCGGCCTGAAAGCGCCCTTGCGCCGTCAGGGGGACCGCCGGATGCCCGCCGTGACTCGGCGGGGCATCGCGGTCTGGTCGGCGGGACTGCTTCCCGATGAAGGACAGTCCCTGCTCGCCGATTCTGGGGCGCGCCGGCGCGACACCCTCGGCGAGTGGATCGGTTCAGCAGCCCAAGGGGAATGGGATGTGGTTCTCATCGACATGCCCTCCGGACTGGGCGAGGTCCATGCGGCCGTCGTTGACGCCTTTGCCGGCCTTTCCATTCAGTCGGATGGGGAGCCCGATGGGGCCGGGCCACGAAAGCCCGTCACCGGCGCGCTGCTGGTCACATCGCTCCGGGAACTAGACCGGCGCGTCGTGCGGCGGACGGCCGCCTGGCTGAAGGAAAAAGGGGTCCCTATCGTCGGGGTGGTGGAAAACGGGGGAGAGATCGAATGCCCGCACTGCGAAAATCTGCTCCCCCTCTCTGACGGCGACGAGGCCTGGGCGGAAGAAGGCGGCGTCATCGCTTGCTTTCCCTGGTCCGCCAAGTTGATCGAATTTGCCCGGAAGGGAAGGCTGGAAGAATACGATCACCCGCTCGTCTTTCAGATGGCCTTAAATATTTGGGAAAGTTCGCACAAAGAGGGTTGA